The following nucleotide sequence is from Pseudonocardia abyssalis.
TCCGCGAGGTCGACGAGGCGCACCGGCGCCATCCGCGCGATGGCCAGCAGCACCGCGTAGCTCCCGGCGTCGACGCCGGGGTGCAGGCGCGTGGCGAGTGTGCGCAGGACGCTCCGGGAGCGCCGCAGCAGCATGCTGACCTCGTTCTCGAGGCGCTCCACCTGCCGGTCGTGCTCACTCAACGGGCCGCACCCCGTCGCGGTGTCGGCGGGCGAGGTCGCGGTAGATCTGCGGGTTGCCCTCCACCCACCACCGGGCGGTCTCGGTGAGCGGGCCCTTCGTCCGCGCGACCGCGCCGAGGACCAGCTGTCCGTCGGGGACGACGGTGTTCGGCGGCACGGTGGCTCCCGCGCCGACCAGGCAGCGTGCCCCGATCCGGGCGCCGTCCTGGATCGTCGAGCCGTTGCCGATCAGGGCCTCCGCGCCGATCACGCAACCGTGCACGACGCAGAGGTGGCCGATCGTGGCACCGGCGCCGATCTCGGTGACGGGGTCGTCGCCGCCGTGCAGCACCGACCCGTCCTGCACGTTCGCGCCCTCGCGCACGATGATCGGCCCGAAGTCGGCGCGCAGCACGGCGCCGTACCAGATCGAGGCGTGCGCCTCCACGCGCACGTCGCCGACGAGGGTGGCGGTGGGGGCGACGAACGCCTCGGGATGCACGGTGGGGGAGATCCCCTCGAACGAGAACAGCGGCATGGTCGCAGCGTGCCGCACCCGGTCGGGTGGATCGGACGGGGGATGGGTCGCGCAGGGGGCAACCTGGTGCTCGTGAAGCGATGGATGGCGCCACTGCTGGTCCTGCTCGCCGCGTGCGCGGCGCCCGTCCCCGCGCCCGCGTCGTCGGGACCGGCGGTCACCGCGTCGGCGCTGCCCGTCTACTTCGTCGCCGAGACCGCCGACGGGCCGCGGCTCTACCGGGAGTTCCGCCGGGTCGAGACCGCGGATCCGGCGAGCGACGCGGTGCGGGAGATGTTCGCGGGCGCGGTCGACCCCGACTACCGCACACCCTGGCCGGCCGGCACGGCCCTGCGCGCGCCGGTCGGGACCGGGAGCGGCGTGATCACCGTCGACCTCACGGGACTCCCGGCGGACCTCGGCCTGCCCCTGCAGCAGCTCGTGTACACGGTGCAGGGTGCGTTGCGGTCGACGGACCCGGTGCGGATCCTGGTCGACGGCGAACCGGTCGACGGGCTGGCGGACCCGGTGCCCCGCGCCGACCCCTACGCCACCCGCTCGCTGGTGCAGATCGACGCCCCGGCCGACGGGGCGGTGGTCGGCGGTCCGGTCGAGGTCACCGGCGAGGCCGCGGTGTTCGAGGCGACGCTGCACTGGCAGGTGCTGAGCGACGGCGAGGTCGTGGCGTCCGGGTTCACGGGCACCGCGGAGGGGCAGGTGTTCGCGGCGTTCGCGTTCACCGTCGACCTCCCGCCGGGGGAGCACGTCGTGCGGATCGCGGAGGACGACCCGTCCGACGGGGAGGGGCGTCCCGTACTGACCGACGACAAGGCGATCACGGTGACCGGCTGACGCCGACCCGGCTCAGGGCAGGGGCGGCGGGGTCGGCTGCGGCAGCGTCGGAACCGGCGGGGGCGGAACCGGCGGGGGCGGAACCGGCGGGGGCGGAACCGGCGGGGGCGGAACCGGCGGGGGCGGAACCGGCGGGGGCGGGGGCGGCGGGTACAGGCCCAGGCCGGCCAGCTCCAGCTCGGCCAGGCGGTGCACGGTCACCCGGTCGTCGCGGCGCCACGCCGCGGCCGGGTCGGGGGAGACGGCGAGCAGCCTGCGCACCGGCGAACGGGTCAGTGCCCGCAGGGCGAGAAGATCGGTGTCGACGGCGCGGGCCGTCCGTGCGGAGCGGGCCGCGATGATCCAACGCACCCGCAGCGTCAGCCAGACCAGCACCACCGGGGCCGCACCGATCAGGACGATCCCGACGGCGGTGCCCGTGGCCGCGGTCGCGACCGCGGCCACCTGCTCGCGTCCGGCGTTGCCCAGCGACTCCCCGGCCCCGGTCCCCGCGCCGAGCGACCGTGCCAGGTCCTCCCCGATGAAGGGCAGCCCGCGCGCGGCGTTCGCGGCGTCGGTGAACGCCGACCGCACGGCGTCCCCGGCGTCGGCCAGCGTCATCGCCGGCCCCTGCAGCCCGTTGACCAGGGCCTTGGCCGCCTGAGCGACGTTGACGACCAGCACGACCCACAGCACCGCTAGCACGTCGGCGAGGATCTGGAGCGCCATGCGGGAGGGGCGTTCGGCGTAGGGGCGCATGGCCGCGCAGCGTATCCGCGGCGGGATCACGTGAACCGCTGCGGGAGGAGACCACGCCGTGGGACCATCGGGTCATGTCCGACGAGGGTCTCGAGCGCCGGGTGCGGAAGCTGTCGGTCGAGCACGCCGAGACGCGGTGGCTCGCGCTCCGGCTCGACGACGACGTCAAGGAGATCCGGCACGAGGTGCGGGCCGTGCAGGACGTCCAGACCGAGCACACGGCGCGGTTCGACTCCGTCGACGGGCAGCTGCGCTCGCTCACGCAGCTGGTCGGTCAGGTGCTGGAGCGGCTGCCGGAGGCACCGGGCGAGTAGGTCAGAGCAGGCCGAGCTTCGTGGCCGCGTAGACCGCCTCGGCGCGGCGGCTGACCATCAGCTTGCGCATGAGGTTGCCGACGTGGAACTTGACCGTGGTCTCGGAGATGAACAGCTCCGCGCCGATCGCCCGGTTGGACAGGCCGCGGGCGAGCAGGCGCAGGACGTCGAGCTCGCGCTCGGTGAGCCGCTCCCGGTCGGGGACGCCGCCGGAGAGCGACCGCACCATCGCCGACGCGCTGCGGGCGTCGAACGCGCTCTCCCCGCGCGACACGGCGCGGATCGCGCGCACCAGCTCGGTGGTGTCGACGTCTTTGACGACGTACCCGCGTGCGCCCGCCTGCACCGACTCGACGACGAGCCGGTCCTCGGCGAACGTGGTCAGTACCAGCACGCCGAGGCCGGGGTGGGCGGCGCAGAGGCGGCGGCAGACGTCGAGCCCGTCGGTCTGCGGGCCCGCGGTGAGCTTGAGGTCGAGCAGTACGACGTGCGGCCGGGACGCGGCGACGGCGGCGATGGCGTCGGTCGGCGTGCCGGCCTCCCCGACGACGCGCAGGTCGTCCTCGCGCTCCAGCACGGCACGCAGTCCCTGGCGCATGATCGAGTGGTCGTCGACCAGAACGATCCGCGTCGGCATCGGCCGGGCCCGCGTCGGGGTGTCGGTACGGGTGGCGGCATTCACGGTGTGCTCCTGTCGGGTGCGCAGGGGACGGGGACGTCCACCTGCACCTGTAGCCCGCCGAGCCGGGCGCGCCGGAACGTCAGCGATCCGCCCAGCTCGCGGGCGCGGGTCTGCATGTTGACCAGTCCGCGGTGCTCGCCGGACGGGGTGGCGACGCTCACCCGCAGGCTTCGCCGCACGGCGTCGGGGCTTCCGCGGCCGTCGTCGGAGATGGTCAGCCGGACCTGCCCGCAGGTGTACGCGAGCCGCACGACGGCCTTGCTCGCGTCGGCGTGCACCGCGGTGTTGAACAGGGCCTCGCCGGCGATCCGGAACAGCGACTGCTCGCAGTCGGCGGGCAGCGCCACCGGCTTGCCGCCGATCCGCACCTCGACCCGCAGCTCGTCGGGCATGTGCACACCCGAGAGGCGCCGCAGCATCGACGGCAGGTCCTCGTCGGCGCAGCCGTCGCGCTCGTTGAGGGCGTAGATCGCCGAGCGCAGCTGCTCGACGGCGCGGCGGGTGAGGTCCTTCGCGGTGTCGAGCTGTCCGCGCAGCCGCTCGTCGTCGATCTCGGAGCGCACCAGCTCGATGTGCATGCCGGCCGACAGCGCGTACTGGGTGACGCTGTCGTGCAGCTCGCGGGCGATCCGGTGGCGCTCCTCGTCGAGCACCTCGCGCTGGCGGGCCGCCCCCAGCTCGGCCTGCGTGGCGAGGAGCTGGTCGTTGCGGGCCTTGAGGTCGTCGGCCTGGCTGGTGGCGCGGGCGTAGAGGCGGGCGGAGTGCTCGTGCAGCGCGCAGTTCTGCAGCGCGGCGGCGGTCTGACCGGCCAGGATGCGCAGCACCGACTGGTCGGTGGCGTCGATCTCGCGGTCCTCGGGCGTCCAGGCGATGAACCCGCCGACGACCTTCCCGTCGAGCCGCACGGGCACGTGCAGGTGCCGGCGGGTGACCTCGGCCGCGTGCTGGTGGTCGGTGTCGTCGTCGGCGTCGCCGAGGTGGACGTGCCGGACGTGGTCGCGGATCCGGACCGGCACCGTCGCCAGGTCGGGCCACTCGGCACCGTCCGGGCCGCGCACGAGGTGCCGCGGCGCCGCGTCCGGCAGCTCACCGTCGACGATGGCGAACGCGACCCACTCCGCCGAGAGGTGGTTGGCCGCGGCCTCGACGACGGCCCGCACCAGCGCCTCGGATCCCTCCATCGTGCGGACGAGCGCCGCGGAGATCCGATCCAGGGCATGGATGACCCGGCGCATGCGCTCCGCGGACACCCGGTACTCCGGGTAGTAGTGCGGCTTGCCCGACCGCAGCCCGGTGAGTGCCTCGAGGTCCGGCCGGGGCCGCGCCGGGGTGCGCTTGGGGGGCCACGCGGCGGTGGTCACCTGGCCGTCACATCGCCGCCCGGAACAGGCTCTCGATGTCGTCGAACGACGCGCCCCGCGGGTTCGTCGTCAGGCAGGCGTCGCCGAGCGTGAGCTGGGCCAGGCGTGGGATGTCGGCGTCGGTGACGCCGAGCGAGGACAGTCCCTTCGGCACCCCGACCTCGTCGCCCAGCTCGCGCACGGTCTCCGCGACCATGTGCACGGCCTCGTCGGCGGGGGCGCCGAGCACGTCCAGGCCCATGGCCTGCGCGATGGGGACGAAGCGCTCCGGGGAGTCGGCCCCGTTGAAGCGGATGACGTGCGGCAGCAGCACCCCGTTGACGACGCCGTGCGGCAGGTCGAGCATCCCGCCGACCTGGTGGCTCATCGCGTGCGTGGCGCCGAGGATCGCGTTGGTGAACGCCAGCCCGGCCTCCAGCGCGGCCTGCGCCATCAGTGAGCGGGCCTCCGGGTTGCGCGGGCGCAGCATCGTCTCGGCGAGGTTCGAGTTGACCAGCGAGATCGCCTGCAGCGCGTGGTGGTCGGTGAGCGGGCCGTGGGCCAGCGAGACGAACGCCTCGATGCCGTGGGTGAGGGCGTCGAGACCGGTGGCCGCGTTGAGCCACTCCGGCATCGTGACGAGCAGCCGCGGGTCGACGACCGACACGTCGGGGACCAGGGCCCGGCCCATGATCGTGATCTTGGTGTGCCGCTCGGTGTCGGTGACGATGCAGAACTGCGAGACGTCCGCCCCGGTGCCCGACGTCGTCGGCATCATGATCAGCGGCGGGATGGGGTGCGCGATCCGGTCGATGCCCTCGTAGTCGAGGATCCGCCCGCCGTTGGCGGCGAGCAGGGCGATGCCCTTCGCCGCGTCGATGACCGAGCCACCGCCGATGCCGAGGACGACGTCGCAACCCGACTCGAGGTAGCGCTCGTAGCCCGCCTCGATCTCGTGGTCCTTGGGGTTGGGCGTGAGGTCGAGCCACACGTGCGGGGCGAGCCCGGCGGCGGTCAGCTGGGCCAGCAGCTCCGCGGGCCAGCCCGCGTCCATCACCCCCGGATCGGTGACGACGAACGGCCGCCGCGCGCCGAGGCGGACCGCGGCGTGCGCGGCCTCGGACAGTGAACCCTCCCCGAAGACGATCTCCGGAGCATGGAACTTCGACAGCCGCAGCGGCTCGTGCTCGGAACGCTGCTCCGGGCTGCGTCGAGCGAGGAGCACCGAATCGCCGACCCGGCGCGCTTCTCCGACGAGGACCACATTGCCCCCTTGCATTGCTTCGGCCTGCACACCGAGGTGACGTGATGCACAGCGCAGTCGAGGCTACAAGAGGAGCGGGTCGAGTGGGCGGGGCGAAAGGGTGCGGTGTCCGCCGATCGGGGAGGTCGGGTGGTCCGGGTGTCGCAGGCTCCGGAACCGACCCTGCCCGTCCGGACGGGATCAGCCGACGTGGATCGGGCCGTCGCGCTCCGCGAGGCGGACGCCGGCGCCACCCCAGTGCTGCGCGATCATCTCCGCGGCGATCGACACCGCGGTCTCCTCCGGGGTGCGCGCGCCGAGGTCGAGCCCGATCGGCGACGACATGCGCGCGAGCTCCACCTCGGTGAGGCCCTTCTCGCGCAGCCGCGCCTCCCGGTCGTCGTGGGTGCGTCGCGAGCCCATCGCGCCGATGTAGGCGACCTCCGGCAGGCGCAGCGCGACCTCGAGGAGCGGCACGTCGAACTTGGGGTCGTGGGTGAGGACGCAGAGCACCGTGCGCCTGTCGACGCGCCCGGCGTCGGCCTCGGCCTGCAGGTAGCGGTGCGGCCACTCGACGACGACCTCGTTCGCCCCGGGAAACCGGGAGGCCGTGGCGAACACCGGCCGCGCGTCGCACACCGTGACGCGGAAGCCGAGGAAGCTGCCCATGCGGGCGACGGCCGCGGCGAAGTCGATCGCGCCGAACACGATCATCCGGGGCGGCGGCGCGAAGGACTCCACGAAGACGGTGAGGCCCTCCCCGCGGCGCTGGCCGTCGACACCGTAGGTGACCTGTCCGTTGCGGCCGGCGTCGAGCAGGCCGCGGGCGTCGTCGCGGATGGCGTCGTCGAGCCGCGACGCCCCGGTACCGCCCTCGACGTGGTCGGGCCACACGATGAGCCGCTTGCCGAGTCGTTCGGCGGGCCCGGAGATGACGGTGGCGACGGCGACGGGGGACTCCCCGCGGATCGCCTCGGCGATCCGGCCGAGCTCGGCGTAGGTCTCCGGGTTCACCTTCTCGACGAAGATGTCGATGATCCCGCCGCAGGTCAGGCCGACGGTGAACGCGTCCTCGTCGGACACGCCGTAGCGCTGGAACAGCGGGCGGCCCTCGGCGAGGACCTCCTGGCCCAGCTCGTACACCGCGCCCTCGACGCAGCCGCCGGACACGCTGCCGACGGCCTCGCCGTTCGGTCCGATCAGCATCGACGCGCCCGGCTGGCGGGGAGCGGAGCTGTAGGTGCCGACGACGGTGGCCAGTGCGGCCGTCTCGCCCTTGGCCCACCACTCGTCGAGCTTGCCCAGTACGT
It contains:
- a CDS encoding XdhC family protein, which produces MRDVLGKLDEWWAKGETAALATVVGTYSSAPRQPGASMLIGPNGEAVGSVSGGCVEGAVYELGQEVLAEGRPLFQRYGVSDEDAFTVGLTCGGIIDIFVEKVNPETYAELGRIAEAIRGESPVAVATVISGPAERLGKRLIVWPDHVEGGTGASRLDDAIRDDARGLLDAGRNGQVTYGVDGQRRGEGLTVFVESFAPPPRMIVFGAIDFAAAVARMGSFLGFRVTVCDARPVFATASRFPGANEVVVEWPHRYLQAEADAGRVDRRTVLCVLTHDPKFDVPLLEVALRLPEVAYIGAMGSRRTHDDREARLREKGLTEVELARMSSPIGLDLGARTPEETAVSIAAEMIAQHWGGAGVRLAERDGPIHVG
- a CDS encoding MadS family sensor histidine kinase, giving the protein MTTAAWPPKRTPARPRPDLEALTGLRSGKPHYYPEYRVSAERMRRVIHALDRISAALVRTMEGSEALVRAVVEAAANHLSAEWVAFAIVDGELPDAAPRHLVRGPDGAEWPDLATVPVRIRDHVRHVHLGDADDDTDHQHAAEVTRRHLHVPVRLDGKVVGGFIAWTPEDREIDATDQSVLRILAGQTAAALQNCALHEHSARLYARATSQADDLKARNDQLLATQAELGAARQREVLDEERHRIARELHDSVTQYALSAGMHIELVRSEIDDERLRGQLDTAKDLTRRAVEQLRSAIYALNERDGCADEDLPSMLRRLSGVHMPDELRVEVRIGGKPVALPADCEQSLFRIAGEALFNTAVHADASKAVVRLAYTCGQVRLTISDDGRGSPDAVRRSLRVSVATPSGEHRGLVNMQTRARELGGSLTFRRARLGGLQVQVDVPVPCAPDRSTP
- a CDS encoding Gmad2 immunoglobulin-like domain-containing protein, giving the protein MKRWMAPLLVLLAACAAPVPAPASSGPAVTASALPVYFVAETADGPRLYREFRRVETADPASDAVREMFAGAVDPDYRTPWPAGTALRAPVGTGSGVITVDLTGLPADLGLPLQQLVYTVQGALRSTDPVRILVDGEPVDGLADPVPRADPYATRSLVQIDAPADGAVVGGPVEVTGEAAVFEATLHWQVLSDGEVVASGFTGTAEGQVFAAFAFTVDLPPGEHVVRIAEDDPSDGEGRPVLTDDKAITVTG
- a CDS encoding iron-containing alcohol dehydrogenase; protein product: MLLARRSPEQRSEHEPLRLSKFHAPEIVFGEGSLSEAAHAAVRLGARRPFVVTDPGVMDAGWPAELLAQLTAAGLAPHVWLDLTPNPKDHEIEAGYERYLESGCDVVLGIGGGSVIDAAKGIALLAANGGRILDYEGIDRIAHPIPPLIMMPTTSGTGADVSQFCIVTDTERHTKITIMGRALVPDVSVVDPRLLVTMPEWLNAATGLDALTHGIEAFVSLAHGPLTDHHALQAISLVNSNLAETMLRPRNPEARSLMAQAALEAGLAFTNAILGATHAMSHQVGGMLDLPHGVVNGVLLPHVIRFNGADSPERFVPIAQAMGLDVLGAPADEAVHMVAETVRELGDEVGVPKGLSSLGVTDADIPRLAQLTLGDACLTTNPRGASFDDIESLFRAAM
- a CDS encoding MadR family response regulator transcription factor, yielding MPTRIVLVDDHSIMRQGLRAVLEREDDLRVVGEAGTPTDAIAAVAASRPHVVLLDLKLTAGPQTDGLDVCRRLCAAHPGLGVLVLTTFAEDRLVVESVQAGARGYVVKDVDTTELVRAIRAVSRGESAFDARSASAMVRSLSGGVPDRERLTERELDVLRLLARGLSNRAIGAELFISETTVKFHVGNLMRKLMVSRRAEAVYAATKLGLL
- a CDS encoding gamma carbonic anhydrase family protein, whose protein sequence is MPLFSFEGISPTVHPEAFVAPTATLVGDVRVEAHASIWYGAVLRADFGPIIVREGANVQDGSVLHGGDDPVTEIGAGATIGHLCVVHGCVIGAEALIGNGSTIQDGARIGARCLVGAGATVPPNTVVPDGQLVLGAVARTKGPLTETARWWVEGNPQIYRDLARRHRDGVRPVE